One genomic region from Thalassotalea sp. PS06 encodes:
- a CDS encoding glycoside hydrolase family 2 TIM barrel-domain containing protein, with product MKRLTILFTFLIAQFGAVNLNAKKSEYWQDLSVYKVNTELPRATFIPFDSAEKLKADDYSRSPYYRLLNDNWKFLWSANPTAVPDNFYEIEYEDSSWDQLPVPSNWQMHGYDYPIYSNIKYPFPKNPPYVPSDDNPTGVYRKSFQIPPEWRNKQVFIHFGAVNSAFYLYVNGQQVGYSEGSKTPAEFNITEYLQPDENLLAVKVIRFSDGSYLEDQDFWRVSGIERDVFLFTTPNAYLRDFFAKTTLSDNYQNGQLDLSLAFENNDALAKQLTVDIELSEAETSKPVVKDRRTVTILSNQQHEINTKLTVKHVNAWSAEMPSLYQLSLKISYQDGTPSQYIGEQIGFKKVELSDGQLLLNGKALLLKGVNRHEHNERTAHVVSKEDMLADVKMFKENNINAVRTSHYPNDPYFYHLADKYGLYVINEANIESHGFYYEPEDTPANKPEFEAMHLARIQQMVERDKNHPSITFWSMGNEAGDGLTFVKGYDWLKQRDDSRLTIYERAEQKSIYTKDTRPHQDAVTWMYASMDWIKLQYLGHYPNRPFFWIEYSHAMGNSSGNFKDYWDTVRNERQLQGGFIWDWMDQGLITQNHNGEEFWGYGGDFEPEGVHHDNNFCLNGLVNPDRTPHPALFEVKKVYQDFHFAKQSKSTFSIYNERFFADSSDVSIKWRLIEDGKVIKEGIVNKEVRAQSTALIDLASQLPKFKKGKEYFINFYAYAKEGLPIIDAGHLLSSEQIQLQKGELNKLITENEAGISIVREREQTVIDAGETLITFDRLGYLSGYQVRETQLIKQPLKFNLWRAPTDNDFGGDENAYVIKAQPWKRATYNQKALGISVISHTDKLLVLEQQVELQEVDSTMSYRYNISSDGVIKVDVAFSFHGDRTKNSFSSIPRIGSNFQLLSEFDNVTYYGRGPHENYWDRKSSSFVGLYQGKVEDLAFNYIRPQENGNRSDIRWASFVNNDGFGVKISGLPTFDFSAHHQPLQDFDPGIKKAQRHYIDIVKKDLVSVNVDYKQTGVGGDNSWGATAWEKYQLKPKDYQYSFLLSPIVQQSVSIGKTIRIGTHNDL from the coding sequence AAACGATTAACTATTTTATTTACATTTTTAATCGCACAATTTGGTGCAGTTAATCTTAACGCAAAGAAATCAGAGTACTGGCAAGATTTAAGTGTTTATAAAGTTAACACAGAGCTACCTCGCGCAACTTTTATTCCATTTGATAGTGCTGAAAAACTCAAAGCCGATGATTATAGTCGCTCACCCTATTACAGATTACTAAATGATAACTGGAAGTTTTTATGGTCAGCTAATCCGACTGCGGTGCCGGACAACTTTTATGAGATAGAGTATGAAGACTCGTCTTGGGATCAACTCCCGGTGCCAAGCAATTGGCAAATGCACGGTTATGATTATCCAATATATAGCAATATCAAATATCCTTTTCCTAAAAATCCACCTTATGTACCAAGCGATGATAATCCTACAGGGGTTTACCGGAAATCGTTCCAAATACCGCCAGAATGGAGAAACAAACAAGTATTTATTCACTTTGGAGCAGTAAATTCAGCATTTTATTTATACGTGAATGGACAACAAGTTGGTTACAGTGAAGGGTCTAAGACTCCAGCAGAATTTAATATCACTGAGTATTTGCAACCCGACGAGAATTTATTGGCGGTAAAAGTGATTCGATTTAGTGACGGTAGTTACTTAGAAGATCAGGATTTTTGGCGAGTATCCGGAATTGAACGTGATGTATTTTTGTTTACTACGCCAAATGCATACTTGAGGGACTTCTTTGCAAAAACAACCCTATCAGATAATTATCAAAATGGTCAGTTGGATTTATCACTTGCTTTTGAAAACAATGACGCACTGGCTAAGCAGTTAACTGTTGATATTGAATTAAGCGAGGCTGAGACTAGTAAACCTGTCGTAAAAGATAGACGTACAGTCACAATCTTGTCCAATCAGCAACATGAGATAAATACGAAGCTGACTGTTAAGCATGTCAATGCCTGGTCGGCAGAAATGCCTAGCCTCTATCAGCTTTCACTGAAAATAAGTTATCAAGATGGCACTCCGTCTCAATATATCGGTGAACAGATCGGATTTAAAAAAGTCGAGCTTAGCGATGGTCAACTTTTGTTAAATGGTAAAGCTCTATTATTGAAAGGCGTTAATCGTCATGAACATAACGAGCGCACAGCACACGTAGTGAGTAAAGAAGACATGCTTGCTGACGTTAAAATGTTTAAAGAAAATAATATTAATGCTGTTCGCACATCTCATTACCCGAATGACCCTTACTTTTACCACCTTGCTGATAAATATGGTTTATATGTAATAAATGAGGCCAACATAGAGTCGCACGGGTTTTATTATGAGCCAGAGGATACACCTGCTAATAAACCTGAGTTTGAAGCGATGCATTTAGCTCGAATACAGCAAATGGTCGAGCGCGATAAAAACCATCCATCGATAACTTTTTGGTCAATGGGAAACGAAGCGGGTGATGGCTTAACCTTTGTAAAAGGTTACGATTGGCTAAAACAACGAGACGACTCTCGATTAACAATTTACGAAAGAGCTGAACAGAAATCCATTTACACTAAAGACACTCGACCTCATCAAGATGCCGTCACATGGATGTATGCATCAATGGACTGGATTAAGCTACAATATTTGGGACATTATCCCAATCGACCATTTTTCTGGATAGAGTATTCCCATGCGATGGGGAACTCTAGTGGCAACTTTAAAGATTACTGGGACACTGTTCGCAATGAAAGACAGTTGCAAGGCGGCTTTATATGGGACTGGATGGATCAAGGCTTAATCACACAAAACCATAATGGAGAAGAGTTTTGGGGATATGGTGGAGACTTTGAACCTGAAGGCGTGCATCACGATAATAACTTTTGCTTAAACGGGTTAGTAAATCCGGATAGGACGCCTCATCCAGCACTTTTTGAAGTTAAAAAGGTTTACCAAGACTTTCACTTTGCTAAGCAATCAAAGTCGACGTTCAGTATTTATAATGAACGTTTCTTTGCAGATTCATCTGATGTGAGCATCAAATGGCGCCTTATTGAAGATGGCAAAGTGATTAAAGAAGGTATCGTCAACAAAGAAGTTCGAGCTCAAAGCACTGCATTGATAGATTTAGCCAGTCAATTACCAAAGTTTAAAAAGGGCAAAGAGTATTTCATTAATTTCTATGCTTATGCCAAAGAAGGGTTACCGATAATCGATGCAGGCCACTTACTTTCAAGTGAGCAAATTCAATTACAAAAGGGTGAATTGAATAAGCTTATTACAGAAAATGAAGCCGGAATATCAATTGTTCGCGAGCGTGAGCAGACCGTTATTGACGCGGGAGAAACGTTAATAACGTTTGATCGATTAGGTTACCTATCTGGTTATCAGGTGAGAGAAACTCAACTAATCAAACAACCTCTTAAGTTTAATTTATGGCGAGCGCCGACAGACAATGATTTTGGAGGAGATGAAAATGCCTACGTAATTAAGGCGCAGCCCTGGAAAAGAGCAACTTATAATCAAAAAGCGCTTGGTATAAGTGTCATTTCGCACACGGACAAACTTCTTGTACTCGAACAACAAGTGGAATTGCAAGAAGTGGATTCAACGATGAGCTACCGTTATAACATCAGCAGCGATGGTGTCATTAAAGTTGATGTGGCATTTTCCTTTCATGGTGACCGAACTAAAAATTCATTTAGTTCGATACCGCGCATCGGTAGCAATTTTCAATTGCTGAGTGAATTTGACAATGTCACCTATTATGGCCGGGGCCCGCATGAGAATTATTGGGATCGCAAAAGCTCATCATTTGTAGGGCTTTATCAGGGCAAAGTTGAAGATCTGGCATTTAACTATATTCGCCCTCAGGAAAACGGCAACCGCAGTGATATACGCTGGGCTTCTTTCGTGAATAATGATGGCTTCGGCGTAAAAATATCCGGCCTCCCGACGTTTGATTTTAGCGCACATCATCAACCATTACAGGACTTTGATCCAGGCATTAAAAAAGCCCAGCGTCACTATATTGATATTGTGAAAAAAGACTTAGTTAGTGTGAATGTGGATTATAAGCAAACGGGGGTCGGTGGCGACAATAGCTGGGGCGCAACCGCATGGGAAAAATATCAATTGAAGCCAAAAGATTATCAATACTCATTCTTACTGAGTCCTATTGTTCAACAGTCAGTTTCAATCGGAAAGACAATCAGGATAGGTACTCATAACGATCTATAG
- a CDS encoding winged helix-turn-helix domain-containing protein, producing MEEKDLFEKWTFKAREALLVHESGESIIMEAKIAKLLMYFLANPNKVITRDELLEHVWDKRIVSDYTINSTISELRKLLNIEGSKERNKYIKTHPKIGYSFVAAIKTTIEKEQSQPPVAKENKLTEKIIALSLFFITLLVFVFFVGNSHPENIEITGKKFLSYKDGQISYPSISSDKKYISYIRMHEGSGQFQLVIKDFKSTEILYESDVEENITSVGFAKGTKDIFIQKHESDSCELYKVAYTHENKFEFRETAHLVSCGSNIITSPISNLKNKIYFSGKVNEDIGINIYELDINTGEIESKTGDIHSTDFNYFHHLNKDDLLIVRKENSKVYSLVKLNLSDGVTKSLHTVDYPVFSAFWLDENQIVFPKKEELMVFDLKTNKESSFLTLDDRISFAELIAPEELLVVEGRSLKNNIYHGLIGKGAATYSQVISSSFLDKEPVMNKHNQIAFTSNRTGVSQIYLKSKEKLTQLTSYDEDKNLSNLSFSNDGENLLFIKNFNVFTLNIQNLVIKPIHTFEGKVMSAVFACDGRAILYTIHSKGLTNLYLNQEGKVSLINSNVDLVKSDCLENKYAGYLTGDQLIKIFNSSMKLEDVVKYKAKHEISSNNSWEYSNGKLYFASAESLLKFDMDTDEIENINLPFKGVWNFSLYDDSILFSKHTANNSHVSSYTLKRH from the coding sequence ATGGAAGAAAAAGATTTATTTGAAAAGTGGACTTTTAAGGCGCGTGAGGCTCTTTTAGTTCATGAAAGTGGTGAGTCCATTATTATGGAAGCTAAAATAGCTAAGCTTCTAATGTACTTTTTGGCTAACCCAAATAAAGTTATAACGAGAGATGAATTACTAGAGCATGTGTGGGATAAACGAATTGTCTCAGATTACACAATCAATTCCACAATATCTGAACTTAGAAAGCTGTTGAACATAGAAGGCAGCAAAGAAAGAAACAAATATATAAAAACTCATCCTAAAATTGGCTATTCATTTGTTGCGGCAATTAAAACCACTATTGAAAAGGAGCAATCTCAACCTCCAGTAGCCAAAGAGAATAAATTAACAGAAAAAATTATAGCCTTATCATTATTTTTCATCACTCTCTTGGTTTTTGTTTTTTTTGTGGGCAATTCTCACCCTGAGAACATTGAAATTACGGGCAAGAAGTTTCTTTCTTATAAAGATGGTCAAATATCTTATCCGAGCATTTCAAGTGATAAAAAATATATTAGTTATATCCGGATGCATGAAGGTTCTGGGCAGTTCCAACTTGTAATCAAAGATTTTAAAAGTACGGAAATACTCTATGAAAGCGATGTCGAAGAAAATATAACTTCAGTTGGTTTTGCGAAGGGTACCAAAGATATATTCATTCAAAAGCATGAGAGCGATAGTTGTGAACTATATAAAGTAGCTTACACACACGAAAACAAGTTTGAATTTAGAGAAACAGCACATTTAGTTAGTTGTGGGTCTAATATCATTACATCACCTATAAGTAACCTGAAAAATAAGATCTACTTTTCTGGGAAAGTAAATGAAGATATCGGAATTAATATCTATGAACTAGATATCAATACAGGTGAAATCGAATCAAAAACTGGTGATATCCATTCGACTGATTTTAATTATTTTCACCATTTGAATAAAGACGATTTATTAATAGTTAGGAAAGAAAATTCTAAAGTTTATTCCTTAGTAAAATTAAATCTTAGTGACGGTGTTACAAAGAGTCTTCATACTGTAGATTATCCTGTTTTTTCGGCTTTTTGGTTAGATGAAAATCAAATTGTATTTCCTAAAAAAGAAGAGTTGATGGTTTTCGATTTAAAAACGAATAAAGAGTCATCATTTTTAACATTAGATGATCGCATTTCTTTTGCTGAACTCATCGCGCCAGAGGAGTTACTTGTTGTCGAAGGTAGGAGTTTAAAAAATAACATCTATCATGGGCTGATAGGTAAAGGCGCTGCGACATATTCTCAAGTAATTTCGTCGTCGTTTTTAGATAAAGAACCTGTAATGAATAAACATAACCAAATTGCATTCACTTCAAACCGCACAGGAGTTTCTCAAATTTATTTAAAGAGTAAAGAAAAATTAACTCAACTGACCTCTTATGATGAAGATAAAAATTTAAGCAATTTATCGTTTTCTAATGATGGCGAAAACCTTCTTTTCATCAAAAATTTCAATGTATTCACACTCAACATTCAAAATTTAGTTATTAAACCTATTCATACCTTTGAAGGAAAGGTTATGAGTGCTGTTTTTGCATGCGATGGTCGAGCGATATTATATACTATTCACTCGAAAGGCTTGACTAACCTTTATTTAAATCAAGAGGGTAAAGTATCTCTAATTAATTCCAATGTGGATTTAGTTAAAAGTGATTGTCTTGAGAATAAATATGCGGGGTACTTGACTGGGGATCAATTAATTAAAATATTCAACTCTTCAATGAAACTAGAAGATGTAGTTAAGTACAAAGCTAAACATGAAATCTCTTCCAACAATAGTTGGGAATATTCGAACGGGAAGCTCTATTTTGCATCTGCGGAGTCGCTTCTTAAGTTTGATATGGATACTGATGAGATAGAAAACATAAATTTGCCATTTAAAGGGGTATGGAACTTTTCACTTTATGATGATTCTATTCTTTTTAGTAAACATACCGCAAACAACTCTCACGTAAGCAGTTACACATTAAAAAGGCACTAA
- a CDS encoding ATP-binding protein produces the protein MTDSSPIDYAATFEKRPTFTYPQFDTALEQLSFTYNMQSYSKRLALVVGVSGTGKSMVAQAFVNKLNRGNEYPIAYRVELNRPKSITVLLEQIAAPLVTLSTKVGESSMRYGLCAAIQSQNIKFIAIDNAHHALPIDENCSLKQALSEEFNHLNDSCDATFVLFGTEPTESNMLEAEYKKLSFGRLETRTNAIVRMHSFKFDETWFEAMKYMLSHIAAPHVLKLNNELLFKMFVATDGNFMVLNDLLIGAHVLVDQGQFNVIDDDTLAWAFDHVCSKTAANPFLTDFNSLKEIFSYLEYQTSPEE, from the coding sequence ATGACTGATAGTTCACCTATCGATTATGCGGCTACATTTGAGAAACGGCCGACATTCACATATCCACAGTTCGACACGGCGTTAGAGCAATTATCATTTACCTACAACATGCAGAGCTATTCAAAACGCCTGGCTTTGGTGGTGGGAGTCTCGGGCACGGGTAAGTCGATGGTTGCTCAAGCTTTCGTCAACAAACTGAATCGAGGAAACGAATACCCGATAGCTTATAGGGTTGAACTAAATCGGCCTAAAAGTATTACTGTGTTACTGGAACAAATCGCCGCCCCACTGGTCACTCTAAGCACAAAGGTCGGGGAATCTAGCATGCGATACGGTCTGTGCGCGGCCATCCAATCTCAGAACATTAAATTTATCGCCATAGATAATGCTCATCACGCTCTGCCTATAGATGAGAACTGCTCTCTGAAGCAGGCTTTGTCGGAAGAGTTTAATCACCTTAATGATTCTTGTGATGCGACGTTTGTTTTATTCGGCACCGAGCCAACTGAAAGTAATATGCTGGAGGCAGAATACAAAAAGTTATCATTTGGGCGGCTAGAAACTCGTACCAATGCCATCGTAAGAATGCATAGCTTTAAATTCGATGAAACTTGGTTCGAGGCAATGAAATACATGCTGTCACACATCGCTGCACCGCATGTTTTGAAGCTAAATAACGAGTTGTTATTTAAAATGTTTGTGGCAACAGATGGCAATTTTATGGTTTTGAACGATTTGCTAATTGGTGCACATGTACTGGTTGATCAGGGTCAGTTTAATGTAATCGATGACGATACTCTAGCTTGGGCTTTTGACCATGTATGCAGCAAGACGGCAGCAAACCCGTTTCTCACTGACTTCAATTCCCTAAAAGAAATTTTTAGTTACCTCGAATATCAAACAAGCCCAGAGGAATAA
- a CDS encoding DDE-type integrase/transposase/recombinase produces MWISFKCKLTGIGGIPDEFMLDNGTAYTANRVLEFITQLTDLKFARAHHGDDKPHVERFFGTLITHFLETYPGYMPKRFSRNSAEAKEIGKKKLWTFDEFERELKNFLDDYNHREDLNETR; encoded by the coding sequence TTGTGGATCAGTTTTAAGTGCAAATTAACAGGCATTGGGGGCATTCCCGATGAGTTTATGCTCGATAATGGGACAGCATACACCGCCAATCGTGTTCTCGAATTCATCACACAACTAACAGACCTGAAATTCGCGCGGGCACATCATGGTGACGATAAACCTCATGTTGAGCGTTTTTTTGGGACTTTGATCACCCACTTTCTTGAAACTTATCCAGGGTATATGCCAAAACGTTTTTCCAGAAATAGTGCTGAAGCCAAAGAAATTGGCAAGAAAAAATTATGGACGTTTGATGAATTCGAACGTGAGTTAAAAAACTTCCTTGATGATTATAACCACCGTGAGGACCTAAATGAAACTCGATAA
- a CDS encoding assimilatory sulfite reductase (NADPH) flavoprotein subunit produces MLVKANNDNAASLSADQLKQLQQVIHQYSPLQLAWASGYLAAKSEGAGATALPAAGAETQSSLTILYGSQTGNAKGVAEKVLQSAQSMGIAATLANMGDYKPKNIKNETHLLIVTSTNGEGEPPDDAMALHEFLSSKRAPQLENLHYSVLALGDSSYEFYCQTGKDFDQYLQKLGAKRLGERVDCDVDYQSDADAWQNAQLEKVKELFAANTAQVVQLPVAGNEVASSVYTSSYSKENPFTAVILENQKITGRDSNKVVQHLEIDLAESGIQYQPGDALGIWPKNSPSSVAALIEALSLSAEETVSIDGAELSLAEALTAKREIGPLAKATLIRWQQLCDSDELAQLLADGEQTRALINQKQFIDVVKLYPGTVSAQALVELLPALTPRLYSIASSQQEVDEEVHLTVGLMQFEIDGELRSGTASSYLIEQLEADAEIDVFIEHNNNFRLPENDSTDVIMIGPGTGVAPFRAFVQERSARDADGKSWLFFGDQTFTQDFLYQTEWQAYLKSGELTRLDVAFSRDQEQKVYVQHKLKQNAEQVYQWLEQGAHLYICGDMSRMAKDVHQALVEIIAEQGGKNQEQAEEYLKQMRIEKRYQKDVY; encoded by the coding sequence ATGTTGGTTAAAGCAAATAATGATAACGCTGCCAGCTTGAGCGCCGATCAGCTCAAGCAGTTACAGCAGGTTATTCATCAGTATTCGCCATTGCAGCTAGCCTGGGCTAGTGGCTATCTGGCGGCAAAAAGTGAAGGTGCAGGGGCAACCGCGCTGCCTGCAGCAGGTGCTGAGACACAGTCCAGCCTGACAATTTTATATGGTTCACAAACCGGTAATGCTAAAGGTGTTGCTGAAAAAGTGCTGCAATCAGCTCAATCCATGGGTATTGCTGCCACATTGGCAAACATGGGTGATTACAAGCCGAAGAACATCAAAAACGAAACCCATTTATTGATCGTTACCAGTACTAATGGTGAGGGTGAGCCACCTGATGATGCCATGGCATTGCATGAATTCTTATCGTCAAAACGTGCGCCTCAGTTAGAAAACTTACATTACTCGGTATTGGCCTTGGGTGATTCCAGCTACGAATTCTATTGTCAGACGGGTAAAGACTTCGATCAGTATCTGCAAAAGCTTGGTGCTAAACGCTTGGGCGAGCGTGTTGATTGTGATGTTGACTATCAGTCTGACGCCGATGCCTGGCAAAACGCTCAGCTTGAAAAAGTAAAAGAGCTGTTTGCGGCCAATACCGCTCAGGTTGTGCAACTTCCAGTTGCCGGTAATGAAGTAGCAAGTTCTGTATACACCAGCTCTTACTCTAAGGAAAACCCGTTTACGGCGGTGATTCTTGAGAATCAAAAAATTACTGGTCGTGATTCTAATAAGGTCGTGCAGCACCTTGAAATTGATTTGGCCGAAAGTGGTATTCAATATCAGCCCGGCGATGCCTTGGGTATCTGGCCGAAAAACTCACCATCGAGTGTAGCAGCGCTTATTGAAGCTTTATCTCTGTCAGCAGAAGAAACCGTGTCTATCGATGGTGCTGAACTTTCATTGGCTGAAGCACTGACTGCTAAACGTGAAATTGGTCCGTTGGCGAAAGCGACACTGATCCGTTGGCAACAGCTTTGTGATAGTGACGAGCTTGCACAGCTATTAGCCGATGGCGAGCAGACTCGTGCGCTTATTAATCAAAAACAATTTATCGATGTTGTAAAGCTTTACCCAGGCACTGTATCCGCACAAGCCTTGGTTGAGTTGCTTCCGGCGTTAACGCCACGTTTATATTCCATTGCTTCGTCTCAGCAGGAAGTTGATGAAGAAGTGCATTTAACGGTTGGTTTGATGCAATTTGAAATCGATGGTGAATTGCGCAGCGGTACCGCATCTTCGTACCTGATTGAGCAGCTAGAAGCAGACGCAGAAATCGATGTGTTTATTGAACACAACAATAACTTCCGTCTGCCTGAAAATGATTCTACTGACGTCATCATGATTGGCCCGGGCACAGGTGTTGCACCATTCCGTGCTTTTGTCCAGGAGCGCAGCGCTCGTGACGCCGATGGCAAGAGCTGGTTGTTCTTTGGCGACCAGACATTTACTCAGGATTTCCTGTATCAAACCGAATGGCAGGCTTACCTGAAATCTGGTGAGTTGACCCGTTTAGATGTGGCCTTCTCCCGCGATCAGGAACAAAAAGTGTATGTACAACATAAGCTCAAGCAAAACGCTGAACAAGTGTATCAGTGGCTGGAGCAGGGCGCTCATTTATACATTTGTGGTGATATGTCGCGTATGGCCAAAGACGTGCATCAGGCTCTGGTAGAAATTATCGCCGAACAGGGTGGTAAGAACCAAGAGCAGGCAGAAGAGTATTTGAAACAAATGCGAATTGAAAAGCGCTATCAAAAGGACGTTTATTAA
- the cysI gene encoding assimilatory sulfite reductase (NADPH) hemoprotein subunit, whose protein sequence is MKGNIPEDVIVQGALAENERIKTESKYLRGTIADDLKDEITGGFTADNFQLIRFHGMYQQDDRDIRAERSKQKLEPLHNVMLRARMPGGVITPEQWLAIDTFADDHTSYGSIRLTTRQTFQFHGVLKPKIKLMHQTLNKIGIDSIATAGDVNRNVLCTSNPVESKLHQEAYEWAIKISEHLLPKTKAYAEIWLDGEKVEQTSDDVEPILGKTYLPRKFKTTVVIPPQNDVDVHANDLNFVAIGDGDKLIGFNVLVGGGLAMTFGDESTYPRRADDFGFIPLEKTLDVAAAVVTTQRDWGNRVNRKNAKTKYTLDRVGSDRFKEEVENRAGIKFEASKPYEFTERGDRIGWVEGVDNKHHLTLFIENGRIKDNDDAPLKTGVRKIAEIHSGDFRMTANQNLIVAGVNEADKARIEEIAVAHGLMDATVSNQRKNSMACVAFPTCPLAMAEAERFLPGYVTQIEGLLAKHGIADEHIIFRVTGCPNGCGRAMLAEIGLVGRGPDKYNLYLGGNIAGTRVPKLYKDNINSTEILGHIDELIGLWVAKRNAEEAFGDFVIREGIVKEVKVSATDFYG, encoded by the coding sequence ATGAAAGGCAATATTCCAGAAGACGTTATTGTCCAGGGTGCTTTAGCGGAAAACGAACGCATTAAGACTGAAAGCAAATATTTGCGTGGCACCATTGCCGACGATCTTAAAGATGAGATCACCGGAGGCTTTACCGCTGATAATTTCCAGTTGATTCGATTCCACGGGATGTACCAGCAGGACGACCGTGATATCCGTGCTGAACGCAGCAAGCAAAAGCTTGAGCCATTGCATAATGTAATGCTACGTGCCCGTATGCCAGGTGGCGTGATCACCCCTGAGCAATGGTTAGCTATCGATACCTTTGCCGATGATCATACTAGCTATGGCAGCATCCGCTTGACGACGCGTCAGACGTTCCAGTTTCACGGCGTGTTAAAGCCGAAAATCAAATTGATGCACCAGACACTGAACAAAATTGGTATTGATTCCATTGCTACTGCTGGTGATGTAAACCGTAACGTGCTTTGTACCTCGAATCCGGTTGAGTCGAAACTACATCAGGAAGCCTATGAGTGGGCTATCAAAATTAGCGAGCACTTACTTCCTAAAACCAAAGCTTACGCAGAAATCTGGCTTGATGGTGAGAAAGTTGAACAGACCAGCGATGATGTCGAGCCAATTCTGGGCAAGACCTATCTGCCGCGTAAGTTTAAAACCACGGTAGTGATCCCACCGCAAAATGATGTCGATGTGCACGCCAATGATTTGAACTTTGTAGCCATTGGCGATGGCGATAAATTGATTGGCTTTAACGTTCTTGTTGGTGGCGGTCTGGCAATGACCTTCGGTGATGAGTCAACCTATCCGCGCCGCGCCGATGACTTTGGCTTTATTCCACTGGAAAAAACTTTAGATGTAGCTGCCGCTGTGGTAACTACCCAGCGTGACTGGGGTAATCGTGTTAATCGTAAAAATGCGAAAACCAAATACACCCTGGATCGTGTAGGCAGTGATCGTTTTAAAGAAGAAGTGGAAAACCGCGCGGGTATTAAATTCGAAGCGTCAAAACCTTATGAATTTACCGAGCGAGGTGATCGTATTGGTTGGGTTGAAGGTGTAGATAACAAGCATCATTTAACCTTATTCATCGAAAATGGCCGCATCAAAGATAATGATGACGCACCGCTGAAAACCGGTGTTCGCAAAATCGCTGAAATCCATAGCGGTGATTTTCGCATGACCGCAAACCAGAACCTGATTGTTGCTGGTGTCAATGAAGCGGATAAAGCACGCATTGAAGAAATCGCGGTAGCTCACGGTTTGATGGATGCAACGGTGAGTAACCAGCGTAAAAACTCGATGGCTTGTGTGGCGTTTCCAACCTGTCCACTTGCGATGGCAGAAGCTGAACGTTTTCTTCCGGGTTATGTTACTCAGATTGAAGGCTTGCTGGCCAAACATGGTATTGCCGATGAGCACATTATTTTCCGTGTTACCGGTTGTCCTAACGGCTGTGGACGCGCCATGTTGGCGGAAATTGGCCTGGTAGGTCGTGGACCAGATAAGTACAACCTGTATTTGGGCGGCAATATTGCTGGTACTCGTGTACCTAAGTTGTACAAAGACAACATCAACTCGACAGAAATCCTCGGCCACATTGACGAGCTAATTGGCTTATGGGTTGCCAAGCGTAATGCTGAAGAGGCATTTGGTGACTTTGTTATTCGTGAAGGGATAGTAAAAGAAGTGAAAGTCAGTGCAACTGATTTTTATGGGTAA
- a CDS encoding phosphoadenylyl-sulfate reductase, which produces MIMTNLAVNNRFPASLPDSLLLQWNQQLEQKSAVERVEWALENLPTHFALTSSFGIQSAVMLHMMTQIQPDIPVILTDTGYLFEETYRFIDELTDRFNLNLHVVRADISPAWQRARYGEQWQQDENALKDYNQRNKVEPLERGLEQLSVNTWFSGVRRSQTDHRKSLSVLQVIRGRFKVHPIIDWNNKQVHEYLTANNLPYHPLWEQGYVSVGDKHSSLPLSAQMEEQDTRFNGMQRECGLHTDGDGI; this is translated from the coding sequence ATGATTATGACGAATCTCGCTGTAAATAATCGCTTTCCTGCTTCATTGCCCGATTCCCTGTTGTTGCAGTGGAATCAGCAATTGGAGCAAAAATCTGCCGTTGAGCGGGTAGAGTGGGCGTTGGAAAATTTACCAACCCACTTTGCACTCACATCCAGTTTTGGTATTCAGTCAGCGGTCATGTTGCATATGATGACGCAAATTCAACCTGATATTCCGGTGATCCTTACCGATACCGGTTATCTGTTTGAGGAAACTTATCGCTTTATCGATGAGTTAACCGACCGTTTTAACCTGAACCTGCATGTGGTTCGCGCAGATATTTCTCCAGCCTGGCAACGTGCCCGCTATGGCGAACAATGGCAGCAAGACGAAAATGCGCTTAAGGATTACAATCAACGCAATAAGGTTGAGCCGTTAGAACGTGGGCTTGAACAATTAAGCGTAAATACCTGGTTTTCCGGTGTACGTCGCAGCCAAACCGATCATCGAAAGAGCCTGTCTGTGCTGCAAGTTATCCGTGGTCGCTTTAAAGTGCATCCAATCATTGATTGGAACAACAAACAGGTGCATGAATATCTAACCGCCAACAACCTGCCATATCATCCGCTTTGGGAACAGGGTTATGTTTCCGTAGGAGATAAGCATTCCAGTTTGCCATTGTCGGCACAGATGGAAGAGCAGGATACTCGCTTTAACGGTATGCAGCGCGAGTGTGGTTTGCATACTGATGGTGATGGGATATAA